Genomic segment of Microbacterium sp. BH-3-3-3:
CCGCGGCGGATGGGCTCGGTGGACGCGTCGCCGCGGCGGCCGAGGGAGTCTCGCGACGCTACTGTGAGGGACCATGAGCGGCGAGGTCGGGGCGAAGCGCAGCGGCGTGCGCGAGGTCGCGGCCGCCGCGGGCGTGTCGACGCAGACCGTGTCGCGGGTGCTCAACGGCTATCCGGGCATTCGCGCGGCGACGCGGGAGCGCGTGCTCGACGCGGTCGCCGCCCTCGACTACCGGGTGAACAACGCCGCGCGGGCGCTGGGCACGAGCCTCACCCGCACGGTGGGGGTCGTGGCATCCGATGCCGTTCTGCATGGTCCCTCGGCGGGCATCGCGGCGCTCGAGCGGGCCGCGCGGACGCGCGGTCGGTGGATCACGACCGCCTACACCGACTCGGACGACCCCGCCGACATCGACGCCGCCGTGCGGCACCTGCTGGATCAGGGGGTCGACGGGATCGTGCTGGTCGCCGCGCACGGAGCCACTCCTCTCGAGGGGTACGACGTGCCGATCGTGCCGCTGTACGGCGAATCCGGCATCCGCCAACGCGATGCGGCCGCCCTCGTCGTGGATCATCTCGCCGACCTCGGACATCGCCGCATCGTCGAGCTCGCGGGCCCGTCGGACTGGCGCGAGGCGCTCGCTCGTACCGCGGGCGTGGCCGACGCCGCCGCCCGCCGGGGGCTCGAGGTCGTCGACCGGGTCGAGGGCGATTGGAGCGCCGCCTCGGGATCCGCCGTGGCCGACGCCGTCGCCGCGCGGGTCGCCGAAGGTGCCACCGTCGTGGCGGCCGCCAACGACCAGATGGCGTTGGGCCTCATCGCCGGTCTCGCCGCGCGGGGCATGCGTGTACCCGCCGACGTCTCGGTGACCGGGTTCGACGACAACCCGGATGCCGCCTTCTACACGCCCGCGCTCACCACGGTGCGCCTCGACGTCGAGGGTGAGGCCGAGTACGCGGTCGCCGCCGTCCTCGGCGACGCGGCCCCGGCGCCCGCGGCCCCCGTGCTCGTGGCGCGGGATTCGGTGACCGCTCCGCGCTGACGGCGGCTTCGCGGCGTGGGTTCGGCGCCGCCGCGCCCCGCCGTCCCGCCGCGCCGCCCCGCGCCGCCGTCCCGCGCCGCCGCGCCCGCACGCCGAATTACCTCTCGCGCCGCCGCGATGTTACCGGTAACATCGAAACCGAAGCCCCACCCGAACGAGTCGAAGGAGACCCCGCGTGACCGATGCCGCCCGGTTCGCGCCCGAGGTGCAGCAGGCGATCGACGCCGTGCGCGCCGACGTCGCGAAGCTGCACGCCGAACTCGTGCGCTACAACCTCATCGTCTGGACCGGCGGCAACGTCTCGGGCCGCGTCCCCGGCGCCGATCTGTTCGTGATCAAGCCCTCCGGCGTCTCGTACGACGACCTGGCCCCCGAGAACATGATCCTGTGCGACCTCGACGGAAACGCCATCCCCGGTACCCCCGGCAGTGAGCGCAGCCCCTCCAGCGACACCGCGGCCCACGCCTACGTCTACCGGAACATGCCCGAGGTCGGCGGTGTCGTGCACACGCACTCCACCTACGGTGTCGCGTGGGCCGCGCGGGGCGAAGAGATCCCGTGCGTCATCACGGCGATGGCGGATGAGTTCGGCGGCCCCATTCCGGTCGGTCCGTTCGCGATCATCGGCGACGACTCGATCGGGCGCGGCATCGTCGACACCCTGCGGGGGCACCGCTCGCGCGGCGTCATCATGCAGAACCACGGTCCCTTCACGATCGGCACGAACGCGAAGGATGCCGTGAAGGCCGCCGTCATGCTCGAAGACGTCGCCCGCACCGTGCACATCGCGCGCGAAGCGGGCCCGCTCATCCCGATCCCGCAGGACAAGATCGACGCCCTCTACAACCGCTACCAGAACGTCTACGGACAGAGCTCGGACGACCGCCGATGAGCACCACCATCACCGAAGGCCGGGCCTCCCTCGGCATCGAACTCGGATCCACCCGCATCAAGGCCTGCCTCATCGGCCCCGACGCCGAGGTACTGGCCACCGGCTCCCACGAGTGGGAGAACGTCTACGCCGACAAGCTGTGGACCTATTCCCTGGATGCCGTGTGGTCGGGCCTGCAGGCCGCCTATGCCGAGCTGGTCGACAACGTCCGACAGCAGTTCGGCGTCACCCCCGAGCGCTACGCCGCCATGGGTGTCTCGGCGATGATGCACGGCTACCTCGCGTTCGACTCGGATGGCGAGCTGCTGGCCCCCTTCCGCACCTGGCGCAACACGAACACGGGCGTCGCGGCGGCCGAACTCACCGAGTTGCTGGGCGTGAACATTCCGCTGCGCTGGTCGATCGCTCACCTGCACCAGGCCGTCGTCGACGCCGAGCCGCACGTCCCCGAGATCCGCTTCCTCACCACCCTCGCCGGGTACGTGCACTGGAAGCTGACCGGCGAGAAGGTGCTCGGCGTGGGCGACGCCTCGGGCATGTTCCCGATCGACTCCGCCACCCGTGACTACGACGCCGACCTCGTCGCCCGCTACGACGCGCTCGCCGCCGGCCGGCTGCCGGCCCTCCGCGACCTGCTCCCGCAGTCGCTCGTGGCGGGAACCTCCGCGGGCAGCCTCACCGCCGAGGGGGCGGCCCTGCTCGACCCGAGCGGAACCCTGCATCCTGGCATCCCCTTCGCTCCGCCCGAGGGCGACGCCGGCACCGGCATGGTCGCCACCGGCGCCGTGGCCCCGCGCACGGGCAACGTCAGCGCGGGCACGAGCATCTTCGCGATGGTCGTGCTGGAGCGTCCGCTCAGCCAGGTGCACCACGAGCTCGACCTCGTCACGACCCCGTCGGGCGA
This window contains:
- a CDS encoding L-ribulose-5-phosphate 4-epimerase, producing the protein MTDAARFAPEVQQAIDAVRADVAKLHAELVRYNLIVWTGGNVSGRVPGADLFVIKPSGVSYDDLAPENMILCDLDGNAIPGTPGSERSPSSDTAAHAYVYRNMPEVGGVVHTHSTYGVAWAARGEEIPCVITAMADEFGGPIPVGPFAIIGDDSIGRGIVDTLRGHRSRGVIMQNHGPFTIGTNAKDAVKAAVMLEDVARTVHIAREAGPLIPIPQDKIDALYNRYQNVYGQSSDDRR
- a CDS encoding LacI family DNA-binding transcriptional regulator, producing the protein MSGEVGAKRSGVREVAAAAGVSTQTVSRVLNGYPGIRAATRERVLDAVAALDYRVNNAARALGTSLTRTVGVVASDAVLHGPSAGIAALERAARTRGRWITTAYTDSDDPADIDAAVRHLLDQGVDGIVLVAAHGATPLEGYDVPIVPLYGESGIRQRDAAALVVDHLADLGHRRIVELAGPSDWREALARTAGVADAAARRGLEVVDRVEGDWSAASGSAVADAVAARVAEGATVVAAANDQMALGLIAGLAARGMRVPADVSVTGFDDNPDAAFYTPALTTVRLDVEGEAEYAVAAVLGDAAPAPAAPVLVARDSVTAPR
- a CDS encoding xylulokinase, with product MSTTITEGRASLGIELGSTRIKACLIGPDAEVLATGSHEWENVYADKLWTYSLDAVWSGLQAAYAELVDNVRQQFGVTPERYAAMGVSAMMHGYLAFDSDGELLAPFRTWRNTNTGVAAAELTELLGVNIPLRWSIAHLHQAVVDAEPHVPEIRFLTTLAGYVHWKLTGEKVLGVGDASGMFPIDSATRDYDADLVARYDALAAGRLPALRDLLPQSLVAGTSAGSLTAEGAALLDPSGTLHPGIPFAPPEGDAGTGMVATGAVAPRTGNVSAGTSIFAMVVLERPLSQVHHELDLVTTPSGDAVAMVHCNNGASELAAWANLFTAFAAAAGTPVTPDATYAALFDAALSGEADAGGLLAYNHLAGEPIAGLAEGRPLVVRTPDSRLTLPNFMRAQLYGVFGTLALGMDVLHGEGVQLDRMYAHGGMFRTAGVAQRFLAAALDAPVAVAETASEGGAWGIAVLAAYVVDGQGRDLDTYLREAIFADAPIVTAEPDASDVAGFSTYLDRYRAGLAVEAAAVASL